In the Lepisosteus oculatus isolate fLepOcu1 chromosome 6, fLepOcu1.hap2, whole genome shotgun sequence genome, one interval contains:
- the LOC138239472 gene encoding mucin-2-like, which produces MAWSHSAQTTTEAPTALTSTTLPTLPSTTDSTSLTSTAPPTHTPTAPPTHTPTISPTHTPTAPPTHTPTAPPTHTPTISPTHTPTAPPTHTPTGPPTHTPTISPTHTPTAPPTHTSTAPPTHTPTAPPTHTPTISPTHTPTAPPTHTPTISPTHTPTAPPTHTPTAPPTHTPTISPTHTPTAPPTHTPTGPPTHTPTISPTHTPTAPPTHTSTAPPTHTPTAPPTHTPTISPTHTPTAPPTHTPTISPTHTPTAPPTHTPTAPPTHTPTISPTHTPTAPPTHTSTAPPTHTPTAPPTHTPTISPTHTSTSNTHLHYSSNTHLHCSSNTHLHCSSNTHLHCSSNTHLHCSSNTHLHCSSNTHLHCYPTPTSTASPTPTSTAPPTHTSTASPTHTSTAPPTSTSTAPPTPTSTAPPTSTSTAPPTPTSTAPPTHTSTAAPTPTSTAPPTPTSTAPPTPTSTAPPTPTSTAPPTPTSTTPSTSTSTAPPTHTPTISPTQPPTAPPTHTPTGPPTHTPTAPPTHTPTISPTQTPTAPPTQTPTSTAPPTHTSTAPPTHTPTISPTHTPTAPPTPTSTAPPTPTSTTPPTPTSTSNTHLHYSSNTHLHCSSNTHLHCSSNTHLHCSSNTHLHCSSNTHLHCSSNTHLHYSSNTHLHCSSNTHLHCSSNTHLHCSSNTHLHYSSNTHLHCYLDSVLAVLNLEFNTTSPPPSESDILTVFNHLLAPFLSLGIYPVTITDITVKNTTGKGFAVTVDLRISNLTIPAGSQLTNETYSKLQDTINNVVQDILSKTLGGQPSHYPTSKFLNESDHIQAEVVCNLQSSEVQSPSGVLTELLNMTGHVNSITATLTINETDWSLLS; this is translated from the exons ATGGCCTGGT CTCATTCTGCGCAAACTACAACGGAAGCTCCGACAGCGCTGACGTCCACTACTCTTCCAACACTTCCCTCCACTACAGATTCAACATCACTGacctccactgctcctccaacacacacccccactgctcctccaacacacACCCCTACTATTAGTCCAACACAcaccccaactgctcctccaacacacacccccactgctcctccaacacacACCCCTACTATTAGTCCAACACACACccccactgctcctccaacacacACCCCCACTGGTCCTCCAACACACACCCCTACTATTAGTCCAACACAcaccccaactgctcctccaacacacacctccactgctcctccaacacacaccccaactgctcctccaacacacACCCCTACTATTAGTCCAACACACACccccactgctcctccaacacacACCCCTACTATTAGTCCAACACAcaccccaactgctcctccaacacacacccccactgctcctccaacacacACCCCTACTATTAGTCCAACACACACccccactgctcctccaacacacACCCCCACTGGTCCTCCAACACACACCCCTACTATTAGTCCAACACAcaccccaactgctcctccaacacacacctccactgctcctccaacacacaccccaactgctcctccaacacacACCCCTACTATTAGTCCAACACACACccccactgctcctccaacacacACCCCTACTATTAGTCCAACACAcaccccaactgctcctccaacacacacccccactgctcctccaacacacACCCCTACTATTAGTCCAACACACACccccactgctcctccaacacacacctccactgctcctccaacacacaccccaactgctcctccaacacacACCCCTACTATTAGTCCAACACACacctccact TCCAACACACACCTCCACTACTCCTCCAACACACacctccactgctcctccaacacccacctccactgctcctccaacacccacctccactgctcctccaacacccacctccactgctcctccaacacacacctccactgctcctccaacaccCACCTCCACTGCTA TCCAACACCCACCTCCACTGCTAGTCCAACACCCacctccactgctcctccaacacacACCTCCACTGCTAGTCCAACACACacctccactgctcctccaacatccacctccactgctcctccaacacccacctccactgctcctccaacatccacctccactgctcctccaacacccacctccactgctcctccaacacacACCTCCACTGCTGCTCCAACACCCacctccactgctcctccaacacccacctccactgctcctccaacacccacctccactgctcctccaacacccacctccactgctcctccaacaccCACCTCCACTACTCCTTCAACATCCacctccactgctcctccaacacacACCCCTACTATTAGTCCAACACAACCCCCAactgctcctccaacacacacccccactggtcctccaacacacacccccactgctcctccaacacacACCCCTACTATTAGTCCAACAcaaaccccaactgctcctccaacaca aacacccacctccactgctcctccaacacacacctccactgctcctccaacacacACCCCTACTATTAGTCCAACACAcaccccaactgctcctccaacacccacctccactgctcctccaacaccCACCTCCACTACTCCTCCAACACCCacctccact TCCAACACACACCTCCACTACTCCTCCAACACTCacctccactgctcctccaacacacacctccactgctcctccaacacccacctccactgctcctccaacacacacctccactgctcctccaacacacacctccactgctcctccaacaccCACCTCCACTACTCCTCCAACACCCacctccactgctcctccaacacacacctccactgctcctccaacacccacctccactgctcctccaacaccCACCTCCACTACTCCTCCAACACCCACCTCCACTGCTA CCTGGACTCCGTGTTGGCTGTCCTCAACCTGGAGTTTAACACCACAAGCCCACCACCCAGTGAGAGCGACATCCTCACAGTCTTCAATCATTTACTGGCTCCCTTCTTGTCCCTGGGTATCTACCCAGTGACCATCACAGATATCACTGTTAAGA ACACTACTGGAAAAGGATTTGCCGTCACAGTGGACCTCCGCATCAGCAACCTGACCATTCCTGCGGGCTCTCAGCTGACAAATGAAACGTACAGCAAACTCCAAGACACCATCAACAACGTG GTTCAAGACATTCTCTCCAAAACCCTGGGTGGCCAGCCGTCTCACTACCCCACTTCTAAATTTCT CAATGAGAGTGATCACATTCAGGCTGAAGTGGTGTGTAACTTGCAAAGCAGTGAGGTCCAGAGCCCCAGTGGTGTCCTGACTGAGCTTCTGAACATGACTGGACATGTCAACAGCATCACAGCCACTCTGACCATCAACG AAACAGACTGGTCCTTGCTCTCCTGA